The genomic window CAGCCGTGTTCGACAAGAAAGGTTTTCTGTACTTCATTCTCCACACCCTCCGCGATCAGCTTGAGACCAAGGCTCCTTGCCAGTGCGATCGTCGCCTTGACGATCGCAGCACTCCCCTTGTCTTCGGGAATACCGTGAATGAATGCCTGGTCTATCTTGAGTTTGCTCACAGGCAGGCGTTTCAGGTAACTGAGAGAAGAGTACCCTGTTCCAAAATCATCGATGGCTATATTGATACCCATGGCTTTGATCTGCTCAAGCCTCACGATTGCATCATCGGGCTTTTTCATCATTTGGCTCTCTGTGACTTCCAGCTCCAGCCACTCCGGCTCAAAACCGATGGTCTCGAGACATTCATGCAGGATCTCCATGAAGCTCTCATCCATCAGCTGCCGCATGGAGAGGTTCAGGGCAAGGACCCCCGGATTTAGACCGGCACTGTACCACGCCTTTATCTGTGTCATTGCCGTTCGCATGACCCACCTGTCTATCCCGATGATCAGGCCGGTCTCTTCCGCCAGGGGAATGAACTTGTCCGGCAGCATCAGGCCAAGACGGGGATGTTCCCAGCGTATCAGGGCTTCCATCCCTGTCATTTTGCTGCTCTTGGCATTGACCTGCGGCTGATAGTAGAGTACGAACTCTTCATTCTTTATGGCTTGACGCAGGCTTGACTCCATGACCACACGTTCAAAGGCCAAAGCTGTCATCTCTGCAGAATAGAACTGATAATTGTCACGTCCCTCTTCCTTGGCTTTGTACATCGCTGCATCCGCGTATTTGACAAGATCATTGGCATTTTTGGCATCCTCAGGATAGAATGAGATACCGATACTGCAGGAGGTATAGAGGGTATGCCCTTCTATATGGATAGGCTGTGAGAGGACTTCCTGTATCTTTTCGGCAAAGGACGCCAACTGTCGCTCATCGTCCAGATTCTCGATGATGATGGTGAATTCATCCCCACCGAGACGTGCGAGTGTATCTTCTTTGCGGATCTTGGCTTTCAGGCGCTCTGCCACGACCATCAAAACCCTGTCTCCAATGTGATGCCCCAGGGAGTCATTGATCTGTTTGAAGTTGTCCAGATCGATGAAGAAGAGCGCCAGTTTCTTTGCATGTCGTTCCGCCAGTTCTATACCGTGTTCAAGACGGTCTGCAAAGAGCGTACGGTTCGGCAATCCTGTCAGGGCATCATGGTGTGCCTGGTGGTGCAGGATATTCTTCTGACGCAGCAGTTCCTGCTGTGCCCTCTTCTTATCGGAGATATCGCGCACTACGGTATGCGTTACATTCCGTTCACCCAGCACGATAGGCGTCAGTGTCACTTCCGCAAGGAACTCTTCCCCGTTGGCACGAAGATAGACACATTCGAACTGATGGACCTTGTACTTCTCCGCCAAAGCTATCATCTCTTTCGATTTTTCATAGGAGTTGCTGCCGTCAGGCTGGAATTTGGGTACCAGAGAAGATGCCTGCATCTCCAAAAGTGCTTCTTTCGAAGGGTAGTCCAGTATTTCGACCATCTTCTCGTTACACTCGATAAACTTCCCTCCATCCACGATCAGAATACCGTCAGATGACTTCTCGAACAGGGTCTCGAACGTCTCTTTCTGTTTGTTGATCTCATGGGTCTTTTTTTCGATATCCTCTTCAAGCTTCTGAAGGTACTCTTCCTCTTTGAGGCGTATACGCTTTATCAGCAGATAGATGATCACAAGCAGCAAAAGATAGAAGAATATCGCACTCAGCAGTGCGCTCAGGAAATCATTGTAAAGTCCGGCAAAGAGATCACGGTCCTTGATCTTGATATGCATGACACCACGTATTTCACCCAGTTTGTAGTCATACGCTTTGTCATATCTTTTTCGGATGCTCGGGATCGCATCTTCTCTTTTGCCGTGGCAGCGCAAACAGCTTTTTTCGATATAGATCGGTTTGATATAGCTGTAGGTCCCCTGCTTCTCCATGAACCTGTATTCTTTTTCGGGGTGCTGCTTGAAATAGCCGATCATCTCTGCTTCAAAACGGTCCACTTTATTGACCGGATTGCGGGGACGGTCCGAGACCGTACGTATAACGACATCCCCTTTGAGCCTTGAGGCAAAACGTTCACTGATCTCTGTAAGTGTTTTGACCGGAAGCAGGTTCAGACTCGTATCGGTAATGGCTATATGTTCACGGAGGAAGATATCCTGATAGGTCTGGCGGAAGGCAGAGATGAATTCGGCAAGCGATCTGCTCTCATGCAGGACAATGAGTTTCTGTGTCTCACTGATCTCTTTGTACTGCTCATAGGTACGGTAAGAGAGTACAACGAACAGCAGTACTGCGAAGAGAATGAAGAACTTCATACTTTTCATCTGGTCTTTCCTTCCGCCTTTCAAGATAATGAAGGCAGTATAATATTCTATCATATATTTTTCTTATTTGTTAAATTTCATTCGAAAAATAACAATGGTACTGAATAAAACTCTTGTGATATAATACGCTTCAACTTATTTCAAGGCAGTTCCTCGTGGCAGAAACAAACGTCAAAACACAAAAATTCATTCTCAAACTCTTTCCGGAGATCATGGTCAAAGGCTCATCGGCAAAAAAACAGATGGTACAGCAGCTCTACAGCAACCTGCAGCATCTTCTGGGTGCCATCGATGAAAATATCGCCATTAGAAAATTCTCTGACAAGATCGAAGTGGTCACACCGGTCACAGCACTTGAAGAGGTACGGAACACCCTGCTGCATACCCCAGGTATTGAACAGGTCCTCGAAGCCCTGCAGATAGACAATATGGACAGCCTTGAGAAGATCAAAGAGAAGGTCTGCGAGATCGCCGCACCGACCATAGAAGGCAAAAGCTTCGTAGTACGTGCCAAACGTACCGGCAGCCACCCCTTCAACTCTTCTGAGATGGAACGTGTCATCGGCGGCTACACGCTGGCTCACAGCAATGCCGCCGGAGTGGATCTGCATGAGCCTGAAGAGACGGTGCGCATCGAGCTCATCAACAACCAGCTGAATATCATTACCGACAAACATATAGGGCTGGGCGGTTTTCCCATCGGTACACAGGGAGATGTCCTCTCCTTGATGTCCGGAGGTTTCGACTCCACTGTGGCAAGCTACCTGACCATGAAGCGTGGCATCAAGACACACTTCATCTTCTTCAATCTCGGCGGTGCGGCACATGAGATAGGCGTAAAGCAGGTCTCTCTGTATCTCTGGAGCCGTTACGGCGCTTCCCACCCTGTCAAATTCATCTCCGTCCCTTTCGATGCAGTAGTTGAAGAGATCTTTCGCTCCACGGCCGAGACCTATATGGGTGTCACACTCAAACGTCTCATGCTGATGGCAGCAGAGAAGATCGCAAATGATATGGACATCGATGCACTGGTCACGGGAGAAAGTGTCGCCCAGGTCTCCAGCCAGACTCTGCGCAACCTTGCCCTCATCGACCAGGTCACCAACAAACTTGTACTCCGCCCCCTTGCCACCTTCAACAAACCCGATATCATCGACATCGCCACCAAAATAGGCACACGCTACTTTGCCGAGAATATGCCCGAATACTGCGGTGTCATCTCGAAGAATCCCATCATCCACGGCTCATACAAACGTATGGAAAAAGAAGCGAAGCGCTTTGACTACACTGTGCTGGAGAAAGCGGTAGAAGATGCCGTCAGCATCGATGTGCGCGACATCGTAAACGATGTCAACAAGACAGCATCGGTCGAAGTGGTGCATGATCTCTCAAGCGGAGACTATACCGTCATAGACATACGTGCCGACTCCCCCTGTATACAGACGGAGTGTGAAAGCATACAGATCCCTTTCCACAAACTCAAAACAGAGTTCAAAAAACTCCCGCAGGACAGAGAATACCTGCTCTACTGCGACAAGGGCATTATGAGCCAGCTGCATGCACAGTATCTGAGAGATTCCGAAAAGCGGGAGAATGTACGGGTCTATAGGCCGTAGTCTTTTCTCACCGACTAACCTTTTATTAATCTATCTGTGATATAAATACAAATAAGACAAATTTTCTCCTAAAGGAAAATGCCCATGGCACAAGAAGAAGTAAACAAAGCCGTATCGGGTGAGTACAAACTCGGTTTCGAGATAGACATCGAGACCGATGTCGTACCCCCAGGCCTGAACGAAGATACCATCCGCTTCATCTCGAAGAAGAAAGAGGAGCCTGAATGGATGCTCGAGCTCAGGCTCAAGGCCCTGAAAAAGTGGCTGACGATGGAGGAGCCCCACTGGGCACACCTCGACTATGAACCCATTGACTACCAGTCCATCTCCTACTATGCCGCACCCAAACAGGGGATAGACAGCCTCGATGAAGTCGACCCGAAAATTCTGGCTGCCTATGAGAAACTGGGTATCCCCCTCGAAGAGCAGAAACAGCTTGCCGGAGTGAAAGTGGCCGTCGATGCCGTAGTAGACTCTGTCTCCGTCAAGACCACCTACTCCGAAGAGCTTCAGAAACACGGGGTGATCTTCTGCTCCATCTCCGAAGCCATTCGTGACTATCCCGAACTCATTCAGAAGTACATGTTCTCCGTTGTTCCCATGGCGGACAACTACTTTGCAGCCCTCAACTCCGCAGTTTTCACCGACGGCACATTCGTCTACATCCCCAAAGGGGTACGATGCCCGATGGAGCTGAGCACCTATTTCCGTATCAATGCGCTCAACACGGGACAGTTCGAGCGTACGCTCATCGTAGCGGACGAAGGTTCCTACGTGAGCTACAACGAAGGGTGTTCCGCACCGACAAGAGATGAGCATCAGCTTCACGCTGCCGTGGTCGAACTCATTACCATGAAAGATGCCGAGATCAAGTACTCCACCATCCAGAACTGGTTCCCGGGTGACGAGGACGGCAAAGGCGGTATCTACAACTTCGTAACGAAGCGCGGTATCTGCAAGGGTGACAACTCGAAGATCTCCTGGACTCAGGTAGAGACAGGTTCTGCCATTACATGGAAATACCCGAGCTGCATTCTTAAAGGCGACAACACGGTGGGCGAATTCTACTCTGTAGCCGTCACCACCCTCGCCCAGCAGGCTGATACGGGTACCAAGATGATACACCTGGGAAAGAACACCTCTTCGACCATTATCTCCAAAGGTATCTCTGCCATGAAAGGCCAGAATACCTATCGCGGACTGGTGAAGATCGGCGCCGATGCCACAGGTGCACGGAACTACTCCGAGTGTGACTCACTGCTCATCGGCGACAGATGCGGGGCACACACCTTCCCCTACCTCGAAAGCAAGGACACACAGGGACAGATAGAACATGAGGCGACCACCTCGAAGATCAGCGACGAGCAGCTCTTCTACCTCAGACAGAGAGGGATCAACGAAGAGGATGCCGTCAGTATGATCGTACACGGATTCTGTAAAGAGGTATTTTCACAGCTCCCTATGGAGTATGCAGTGGAAGCAAAAGCATTATTGGAATTAACATTGGAAGGAAGCGTAGGATGACAACATTAGAGATAGAGAACATACATGCAAAGATCGGAGAGAAAGAGATACTCAAGGGGTTGAACCTCAAGCTTGAAGCAGGCAAGGTCCATGCCATCATGGGCCCCAACGGTGCGGGTAAATCGACACTCTCAAAGACCATTGTAGGCCATTATGATGTGGAGGTCACAGAAGGTGACATTAAATACAAGGGTAAAAGCATCACCGATATGGAACCTGAAGAGCGGGCACTTGAAGGGATCTTCCTCAGTTTTCAGCATCCTGTGGAAATACCAGGTGTCAACAATGCCTATTTCCTCAGAACGGCACTCAATGCCAAGCGCAAGCATGAAGGCAAGGAGGAGCTCAATGCAGCCGAATTCCTCAGACTGATGAAGAGCCACCTCGAAATGCTCGGCATGAAGTCCGACATGATCAGCCGTTCGCTCAACGAAGGCTTCTCAGGCGGAGAGAAAAAGCGTAACGAGATCCTTCAGATGCTCA from Sulfurovum riftiae includes these protein-coding regions:
- the sufC gene encoding Fe-S cluster assembly ATPase SufC — protein: MTTLEIENIHAKIGEKEILKGLNLKLEAGKVHAIMGPNGAGKSTLSKTIVGHYDVEVTEGDIKYKGKSITDMEPEERALEGIFLSFQHPVEIPGVNNAYFLRTALNAKRKHEGKEELNAAEFLRLMKSHLEMLGMKSDMISRSLNEGFSGGEKKRNEILQMLILEPEVIILDEIDSGLDIDALRAVSEGINKMKDGKRSFLVITHYSRILDYIEPDYIHVLKDGRIIKTAGPELVAQLEEKGYESIVEDTAS
- the sufB gene encoding Fe-S cluster assembly protein SufB — its product is MAQEEVNKAVSGEYKLGFEIDIETDVVPPGLNEDTIRFISKKKEEPEWMLELRLKALKKWLTMEEPHWAHLDYEPIDYQSISYYAAPKQGIDSLDEVDPKILAAYEKLGIPLEEQKQLAGVKVAVDAVVDSVSVKTTYSEELQKHGVIFCSISEAIRDYPELIQKYMFSVVPMADNYFAALNSAVFTDGTFVYIPKGVRCPMELSTYFRINALNTGQFERTLIVADEGSYVSYNEGCSAPTRDEHQLHAAVVELITMKDAEIKYSTIQNWFPGDEDGKGGIYNFVTKRGICKGDNSKISWTQVETGSAITWKYPSCILKGDNTVGEFYSVAVTTLAQQADTGTKMIHLGKNTSSTIISKGISAMKGQNTYRGLVKIGADATGARNYSECDSLLIGDRCGAHTFPYLESKDTQGQIEHEATTSKISDEQLFYLRQRGINEEDAVSMIVHGFCKEVFSQLPMEYAVEAKALLELTLEGSVG
- a CDS encoding EAL domain-containing protein → MKSMKFFILFAVLLFVVLSYRTYEQYKEISETQKLIVLHESRSLAEFISAFRQTYQDIFLREHIAITDTSLNLLPVKTLTEISERFASRLKGDVVIRTVSDRPRNPVNKVDRFEAEMIGYFKQHPEKEYRFMEKQGTYSYIKPIYIEKSCLRCHGKREDAIPSIRKRYDKAYDYKLGEIRGVMHIKIKDRDLFAGLYNDFLSALLSAIFFYLLLLVIIYLLIKRIRLKEEEYLQKLEEDIEKKTHEINKQKETFETLFEKSSDGILIVDGGKFIECNEKMVEILDYPSKEALLEMQASSLVPKFQPDGSNSYEKSKEMIALAEKYKVHQFECVYLRANGEEFLAEVTLTPIVLGERNVTHTVVRDISDKKRAQQELLRQKNILHHQAHHDALTGLPNRTLFADRLEHGIELAERHAKKLALFFIDLDNFKQINDSLGHHIGDRVLMVVAERLKAKIRKEDTLARLGGDEFTIIIENLDDERQLASFAEKIQEVLSQPIHIEGHTLYTSCSIGISFYPEDAKNANDLVKYADAAMYKAKEEGRDNYQFYSAEMTALAFERVVMESSLRQAIKNEEFVLYYQPQVNAKSSKMTGMEALIRWEHPRLGLMLPDKFIPLAEETGLIIGIDRWVMRTAMTQIKAWYSAGLNPGVLALNLSMRQLMDESFMEILHECLETIGFEPEWLELEVTESQMMKKPDDAIVRLEQIKAMGINIAIDDFGTGYSSLSYLKRLPVSKLKIDQAFIHGIPEDKGSAAIVKATIALARSLGLKLIAEGVENEVQKTFLVEHGCIIMQGYYYGRPMPAEQIEKKCFDIC
- the thiI gene encoding tRNA uracil 4-sulfurtransferase ThiI, whose amino-acid sequence is MAETNVKTQKFILKLFPEIMVKGSSAKKQMVQQLYSNLQHLLGAIDENIAIRKFSDKIEVVTPVTALEEVRNTLLHTPGIEQVLEALQIDNMDSLEKIKEKVCEIAAPTIEGKSFVVRAKRTGSHPFNSSEMERVIGGYTLAHSNAAGVDLHEPEETVRIELINNQLNIITDKHIGLGGFPIGTQGDVLSLMSGGFDSTVASYLTMKRGIKTHFIFFNLGGAAHEIGVKQVSLYLWSRYGASHPVKFISVPFDAVVEEIFRSTAETYMGVTLKRLMLMAAEKIANDMDIDALVTGESVAQVSSQTLRNLALIDQVTNKLVLRPLATFNKPDIIDIATKIGTRYFAENMPEYCGVISKNPIIHGSYKRMEKEAKRFDYTVLEKAVEDAVSIDVRDIVNDVNKTASVEVVHDLSSGDYTVIDIRADSPCIQTECESIQIPFHKLKTEFKKLPQDREYLLYCDKGIMSQLHAQYLRDSEKRENVRVYRP